A genomic region of Mycobacterium senriense contains the following coding sequences:
- a CDS encoding phage holin family protein has protein sequence MGPFLLRAALTGFALWLVTKFVHGITFVGGDTKLERVGIIFVVAVIFGLVNAFIKPIVQILSIPLYILTLGLFHVVVNALMLWITARITAHTTHWGLQIDHFWWTAIWAAIVLSIVSWLLSLVIRHTGAGR, from the coding sequence ATGGGCCCTTTCCTGCTTCGCGCCGCACTGACCGGTTTCGCGCTATGGCTGGTCACGAAATTCGTCCATGGGATCACGTTCGTGGGTGGCGACACGAAGCTGGAGCGGGTCGGCATCATCTTCGTCGTCGCCGTGATCTTCGGTCTGGTCAACGCCTTCATCAAGCCGATCGTCCAGATCTTGTCGATACCGCTATACATCCTGACGCTCGGCCTGTTCCATGTCGTCGTCAATGCGCTGATGCTCTGGATCACCGCGCGGATCACCGCGCACACCACGCACTGGGGGCTGCAGATCGATCACTTCTGGTGGACCGCGATCTGGGCCGCGATCGTGCTGTCGATCGTTAGTTGGTTGCTGTCCTTGGTGATTCGGCACACCGGCGCGGGGCGCTAA
- a CDS encoding alcohol dehydrogenase catalytic domain-containing protein has product MRTVVVDGPRSIRVDTRPDPTLPGSDGAIVEVTAAGICGSDLHFYEADFPMPEPIALGHEAIGIVVDAGPDVRNVKVGDQVLVSSVTGCGACAGCATHDPVMCHSGFQIFGGGVLGGAQADLLAVPAADFQLLKMPEGISTEQALLLTDNLATGWAAAQRADLPFGSTVAVIGLGAVGLCSLRSALFQGAATVFAVDQVDGRLERAARWGATPLKAPALEAIMAATGGRGADAVIDAVATDASLTDAINAVRPGGTVSVVGVHDMNPFPLNALGCLIRSTTIRFTTAPVQRTWPELIPLLQSGRLDVDGIFTTTMPLDEAATGYATAESRSGDDVKILLRP; this is encoded by the coding sequence ATGCGCACCGTAGTCGTCGACGGGCCCCGCAGCATCCGGGTGGACACCCGACCCGACCCAACCCTGCCCGGCTCCGACGGGGCGATCGTCGAGGTGACCGCCGCCGGCATCTGCGGATCCGACCTGCACTTCTACGAGGCCGACTTCCCGATGCCCGAACCGATTGCGCTCGGCCACGAGGCCATCGGCATCGTGGTGGACGCCGGGCCGGACGTGCGCAACGTCAAGGTCGGCGATCAGGTCCTGGTGTCGTCGGTCACCGGCTGCGGCGCGTGCGCGGGATGCGCCACCCACGATCCGGTGATGTGCCACTCCGGCTTTCAGATCTTCGGTGGCGGTGTGCTAGGCGGTGCACAGGCCGACCTGCTCGCGGTGCCCGCCGCAGATTTCCAACTGCTGAAGATGCCCGAGGGCATCAGCACCGAGCAGGCGCTGCTGCTGACCGACAACCTGGCCACCGGTTGGGCCGCGGCGCAGCGGGCCGATCTCCCGTTCGGCAGCACGGTGGCGGTCATCGGCCTGGGCGCGGTTGGTCTGTGTTCGCTGCGCAGTGCGCTTTTCCAGGGTGCGGCAACGGTTTTCGCGGTGGACCAGGTCGATGGCCGACTGGAGCGCGCCGCCCGGTGGGGTGCGACGCCGCTCAAAGCGCCGGCGCTCGAGGCGATCATGGCCGCCACCGGCGGCCGCGGTGCCGACGCGGTGATCGACGCCGTTGCCACGGACGCCTCGCTGACCGACGCGATCAACGCCGTACGGCCCGGCGGTACGGTCTCGGTCGTCGGTGTGCACGACATGAATCCGTTTCCGCTCAACGCGCTGGGCTGCCTGATCCGCAGCACGACGATTCGTTTCACCACCGCGCCGGTGCAACGCACCTGGCCGGAGCTGATCCCGCTGCTGCAGTCGGGCCGGCTCGATGTCGACGGCATCTTCACCACCACAATGCCGTTGGACGAAGCGGCCACCGGCTACGCGACTGCCGAGTCGCGATCGGGCGACGACGTCAAGATCCTGCTGAGGCCTTAA
- a CDS encoding MTH1187 family thiamine-binding protein — MSVLVAFSVTPMGVGEGVGEIVAEAVRVVRESGLPNKTDSMFTVIEGESWAEVMAVVQRAVEAVAARAPRVSTVIKADWRAGTSDAMTQKVATVERYLSEGQPRTAD; from the coding sequence GTGTCCGTGCTCGTCGCGTTTTCCGTCACCCCGATGGGAGTGGGCGAGGGTGTCGGCGAGATCGTCGCCGAAGCGGTTCGCGTGGTTCGCGAATCCGGGCTGCCCAACAAAACGGATTCGATGTTCACCGTCATCGAAGGCGAAAGCTGGGCAGAAGTCATGGCCGTGGTGCAGCGCGCGGTGGAGGCCGTGGCCGCCCGCGCGCCCAGGGTCAGCACGGTGATCAAGGCGGATTGGCGTGCCGGAACCAGCGACGCGATGACCCAGAAGGTCGCCACCGTCGAGCGCTACCTCTCCGAGGGTCAGCCGCGTACCGCGGACTGA
- a CDS encoding SRPBCC family protein, which yields MQSYTVRFHIDAPPRKVWRVLHPPAPPNAPRPRVLTWPTGSMEILNEGNEAGEGLVRTCIFEVPKYLLTGGRARSWETVTEAELNKLSRYVAVGAPLWSRAEGYHRLEEQPDGTTVLTFHETYHAYNPVLRFFLERPVHAKISRDNLETYEHALGYAGRVRRLS from the coding sequence ATGCAGTCCTACACCGTGCGATTCCACATCGACGCTCCACCGCGGAAGGTCTGGCGGGTGCTGCATCCCCCGGCGCCACCGAACGCCCCACGCCCGCGGGTGCTCACCTGGCCCACCGGCAGCATGGAAATCCTCAACGAGGGCAACGAAGCCGGTGAGGGCCTGGTCCGCACCTGCATCTTCGAAGTGCCCAAATACCTGCTGACCGGCGGCAGGGCGCGATCGTGGGAAACGGTGACCGAGGCAGAACTCAACAAGCTGTCGCGCTACGTGGCCGTCGGCGCCCCGCTGTGGTCGCGCGCCGAGGGCTATCACCGGCTCGAAGAGCAGCCCGACGGCACCACGGTGCTGACGTTTCACGAGACCTATCACGCCTACAACCCGGTACTGCGCTTCTTCCTCGAACGCCCGGTGCACGCGAAGATTTCCCGCGACAACCTCGAGACCTACGAGCACGCGCTCGGTTACGCGGGCCGAGTGCGGCGGCTCTCCTAG
- a CDS encoding FAD-dependent oxidoreductase has protein sequence MAHSQQIVVVGAGVSGLTSAICLAEAGRPVRVWATATLKQTTSAVAGAIWLPPRPAERAAETLGWVEHSLRVFTDLAQDPDSGVQLAPTLAVGELSASQAMSSSAAALIPGLRPADPADVPEGFGAGFRATVPMIDMPHYLDYLTRRLASAGCEIEDRPVQSLDEAADAAGIVVNCAGLAAGALTGDDTVRPLFGQHVVLTNPGLRQAFVQINDGPEWTCYFPHPERVVCGGISIAGRWDTAADPALTERILQRCRVIEPRLNDAEVIEVITGLRPDRPSVRVEAQPLARVRCVHNYGHGGNGVTLSWGCARDVVNLANTN, from the coding sequence GTGGCACATTCGCAGCAGATTGTCGTCGTCGGTGCGGGCGTCAGCGGATTGACGTCGGCCATCTGTCTGGCCGAGGCGGGCCGGCCGGTCCGGGTATGGGCGACCGCGACGCTGAAGCAGACGACGTCGGCGGTGGCCGGCGCGATCTGGCTTCCCCCACGGCCCGCCGAGCGTGCGGCCGAGACGCTGGGCTGGGTCGAGCACTCGCTGCGGGTCTTCACCGATCTTGCCCAGGATCCCGACTCCGGGGTGCAGCTGGCGCCGACGCTGGCCGTCGGTGAACTGAGCGCGAGCCAGGCGATGTCATCGTCGGCGGCGGCGCTGATCCCCGGCCTGCGCCCGGCCGACCCGGCCGATGTCCCCGAGGGCTTCGGCGCCGGATTTCGCGCGACCGTGCCGATGATCGACATGCCGCATTACCTCGACTATCTGACGAGGCGGCTGGCGTCGGCCGGCTGCGAAATCGAGGATCGTCCCGTGCAATCTCTCGACGAGGCCGCCGACGCCGCCGGAATCGTCGTCAACTGCGCCGGGCTCGCTGCGGGCGCGCTGACCGGTGACGACACCGTGCGACCGTTGTTCGGCCAGCACGTGGTGCTCACCAATCCCGGTCTGCGGCAAGCGTTTGTGCAAATCAACGACGGTCCCGAATGGACCTGCTACTTTCCCCACCCGGAGCGGGTGGTCTGCGGCGGCATCAGCATCGCCGGTCGCTGGGACACCGCAGCCGACCCCGCGTTGACCGAACGCATCCTGCAGCGCTGCCGTGTCATCGAGCCGCGACTCAACGACGCCGAGGTGATCGAGGTGATCACCGGGTTGCGTCCCGACCGTCCGTCGGTGCGAGTGGAGGCACAGCCGCTGGCCCGGGTGCGCTGCGTCCACAATTACGGGCACGGCGGCAACGGTGTCACCTTGTCCTGGGGCTGCGCGCGCGACGTGGTGAACCTGGCAAACACTAATTAG
- a CDS encoding sialate:H+ symport family MFS transporter, whose protein sequence is MTTQRLTADQRNSFIAALLGWTMDAFDYFIVVLVYADIAKTFHISKAEVAFVTTATLVMRPVGALLFGLWADRVGRRLPLMVDVMFYSVVGFLCAFAPNFTVLVILRLLYGIGMGGEWGLGAALAMEKVPVERRGFFSGLLQEGYAFGYLLASVASLVVMNWLGLSWRWLFALSIIPALVSLIIRYRVEESEVWEAAQDQMKLTSTRIRDVLRDAAIIRRFVYLILLMTAFNWMSHGTQDVYPSFLTATANHGAGLSSVTVKWIVIVYNLGAIIGGLVFGTLSQRFGRRHTIIFCALLGLPIVPLFAFSHTAAMLCLGSFLMQVCVQGAWGVIPAHLTEMSPDAIRGLYPGVTYQLGNLLAAFNLPIQERLAESHGYPFALAATIVPVLIAVAFLTLIGKDATGIRFGTAESAFLPTEAR, encoded by the coding sequence GTGACCACACAACGGTTGACCGCCGATCAGCGGAACTCCTTCATCGCCGCGCTGCTGGGCTGGACGATGGACGCCTTCGACTACTTCATCGTGGTGCTCGTCTATGCCGACATCGCGAAGACGTTCCACATCAGCAAGGCCGAGGTCGCCTTCGTCACGACGGCCACCCTGGTCATGCGCCCGGTCGGCGCTCTGCTGTTCGGGTTGTGGGCCGACCGCGTCGGCCGGCGGCTGCCGCTGATGGTCGACGTGATGTTCTACTCCGTGGTGGGCTTCCTGTGCGCGTTCGCGCCCAACTTCACCGTGCTGGTGATCCTGCGCCTGCTGTACGGCATCGGCATGGGCGGTGAGTGGGGGCTGGGCGCCGCCCTAGCGATGGAGAAGGTGCCCGTCGAGCGGCGCGGCTTCTTCTCCGGCCTGCTCCAAGAGGGCTACGCGTTCGGCTATCTGCTGGCCAGCGTCGCGTCGCTGGTGGTGATGAACTGGCTTGGCTTGTCGTGGCGCTGGCTGTTCGCGCTGAGCATCATCCCGGCCCTGGTCAGCCTGATCATCCGCTACCGGGTCGAGGAATCCGAGGTGTGGGAGGCCGCCCAGGACCAGATGAAGTTGACCAGCACCAGGATTCGCGACGTGCTGCGCGACGCCGCCATCATCCGCCGGTTCGTCTACCTGATCCTGCTGATGACCGCCTTCAACTGGATGAGCCACGGCACCCAGGACGTCTACCCCAGCTTCCTGACGGCGACCGCGAACCACGGCGCAGGCCTGTCCAGCGTCACCGTCAAGTGGATCGTGATCGTCTACAACCTGGGCGCCATCATCGGCGGCCTGGTCTTCGGCACCCTGTCGCAGCGGTTCGGCCGACGCCACACCATTATCTTCTGTGCGTTGCTGGGCCTGCCGATCGTGCCGTTGTTCGCCTTCTCGCACACCGCGGCGATGCTGTGCCTCGGCTCCTTCCTGATGCAGGTGTGTGTGCAGGGCGCGTGGGGCGTGATCCCGGCGCACCTGACGGAGATGTCGCCCGACGCGATCCGCGGCCTCTACCCTGGCGTGACGTATCAGCTGGGCAACCTGCTGGCGGCGTTCAACCTGCCCATCCAGGAGCGCCTGGCCGAGTCGCACGGCTATCCCTTCGCGCTGGCGGCGACGATCGTCCCGGTGTTGATCGCGGTGGCGTTCCTGACGCTGATCGGCAAGGACGCCACGGGGATTCGCTTCGGCACGGCCGAAAGCGCTTTCCTGCCAACCGAAGCCAGGTAA
- the dtd gene encoding D-aminoacyl-tRNA deacylase: MRVLVQRVSAATVSVEGAVVGAISPDGQGLLAFVGVTHSDDRDKARRLAEKLWQLRILDDERSAADVQAPILVVSQFTLYADTAKGRRPSWNAAAPGAVAEPLVGEFAEALRQLGAEVQTGVFGANMQVELVNDGPVTVILEL, translated from the coding sequence ATGCGGGTGTTGGTGCAACGAGTCTCGGCGGCAACCGTCTCGGTGGAGGGCGCGGTGGTCGGGGCGATCAGTCCGGATGGCCAGGGCCTGCTGGCATTCGTCGGCGTCACCCATAGCGACGACCGCGACAAGGCCCGACGGCTCGCCGAGAAGCTATGGCAGCTAAGGATTCTCGACGACGAGCGTTCCGCGGCCGACGTCCAGGCACCAATCTTGGTCGTCAGCCAGTTCACGCTGTACGCCGACACCGCCAAGGGCCGCCGCCCGTCATGGAATGCTGCCGCTCCCGGAGCGGTCGCCGAGCCGCTGGTCGGGGAGTTCGCCGAGGCGTTGCGGCAACTCGGTGCCGAGGTGCAGACCGGCGTGTTCGGTGCGAACATGCAGGTCGAACTCGTGAATGACGGTCCCGTCACGGTGATTTTGGAGCTCTGA
- a CDS encoding competence/damage-inducible protein A — protein MRRLRAVSARAGIVVTGTEVLTGRVQDANGPWIADRLLELGVELAHTTICGDRPADIEAQLRFLADQGVDLIVTSGGLGPTADDMTVEVVARFCERELVLDADVEEKIANILKKLMARNPAFQSALDPGTFESLRAANRKQAMVPTGAQVLDPVGTAPGVVVPGRPTVIVLPGPPRELQPMWHTAIETPAAQDAIAGRTVYRQEMLRMFGLPESGLAETLRDAEQAVPGFGRLEITTCLRRGEIEMVTRYEPDAADAYTQLVKLLRERHGHQLYSEDGSRVDDLVAQLLAGHLIATAESCTAGLLAARLTDRPGSSDYVAGGVVSYSNEAKAELLCVDPALIEAHGAVSEPVAEAMAAGALQRFGADTAVAITGIAGPGGGTPEKPVGTVCFTVMLADGYTDTRTLRLPGNRSDVRERSTTVAMHLLRRALSDAE, from the coding sequence ATGCGTAGGCTCAGGGCGGTGAGCGCACGCGCAGGAATCGTTGTCACCGGAACCGAGGTCCTCACCGGACGCGTCCAAGACGCGAACGGCCCCTGGATCGCCGATCGCCTCCTGGAACTGGGCGTCGAACTGGCGCACACCACCATCTGCGGCGACCGGCCGGCCGACATCGAGGCGCAGCTTCGATTCCTCGCCGACCAGGGCGTGGACCTGATCGTCACCAGCGGCGGCCTGGGACCCACGGCCGACGATATGACCGTCGAGGTGGTGGCCCGCTTCTGCGAACGCGAGCTGGTGCTGGACGCGGACGTCGAAGAGAAGATCGCCAACATCCTCAAGAAGCTGATGGCGCGTAACCCCGCGTTCCAATCCGCCTTGGATCCCGGCACTTTCGAGTCGCTGCGCGCCGCCAACCGCAAGCAGGCCATGGTGCCCACGGGGGCGCAGGTGCTCGACCCGGTCGGCACCGCACCCGGCGTCGTCGTGCCCGGCAGGCCGACGGTGATCGTGCTGCCCGGGCCGCCGCGCGAGCTGCAGCCCATGTGGCACACCGCCATCGAGACACCCGCGGCGCAGGACGCGATCGCCGGCCGAACCGTCTACCGGCAGGAGATGCTGCGCATGTTCGGGCTGCCCGAGTCGGGGCTGGCCGAAACACTGCGCGACGCCGAACAGGCCGTCCCCGGCTTCGGGCGACTCGAGATCACCACCTGCCTGCGGCGCGGGGAGATCGAAATGGTCACCCGCTATGAGCCGGACGCCGCCGACGCGTACACACAGCTGGTCAAGCTGCTGCGGGAGAGGCACGGACATCAGCTCTACTCCGAGGACGGCTCCCGCGTCGACGATCTGGTCGCGCAACTCCTCGCCGGCCACCTGATCGCGACGGCGGAGTCCTGCACCGCGGGACTGCTGGCGGCCCGCCTGACCGATCGGCCCGGATCGTCGGATTATGTGGCCGGCGGTGTGGTGTCCTACTCGAACGAAGCGAAGGCGGAGCTGCTGTGCGTCGACCCGGCGCTGATCGAAGCGCATGGTGCGGTGTCTGAGCCGGTGGCCGAGGCGATGGCGGCGGGCGCGCTGCAGCGCTTCGGGGCCGACACCGCGGTCGCGATTACGGGCATCGCCGGCCCAGGCGGCGGTACGCCGGAAAAGCCCGTCGGGACAGTCTGTTTCACCGTGATGCTCGCCGACGGATACACCGACACCCGGACTCTGCGCCTGCCCGGCAACAGGTCCGACGTCCGCGAGCGCTCGACGACGGTAGCCATGCATCTGCTGCGTCGCGCGCTGAGCGACGCCGAGTAA
- a CDS encoding macro domain-containing protein has protein sequence MIELEVLQADVTKLEVDAITNAANTELRHGGGVAAAISRAGGPAVQRESSQKAPIGLGEAIETTGGDMPARYVIHAATMELGGPTSAEIIAAATASTLRKADELGCRSLGLVAFGTGVGGFPLDEAARLMVEAVRQHQPGSLRKVVFAVHGEEAERAFQSAVRG, from the coding sequence ATGATCGAGTTAGAGGTGCTTCAGGCCGACGTAACCAAGCTCGAAGTCGACGCGATCACGAACGCGGCCAATACAGAGCTGCGACATGGTGGCGGTGTCGCCGCGGCCATCTCGCGCGCGGGCGGACCCGCCGTGCAGCGGGAATCGAGCCAGAAGGCGCCGATCGGTCTCGGTGAAGCGATCGAGACCACGGGCGGCGACATGCCGGCGCGCTATGTCATCCATGCGGCGACGATGGAGCTTGGCGGCCCGACGTCGGCCGAGATCATCGCCGCCGCCACGGCGTCGACGCTGCGCAAGGCCGACGAGCTCGGTTGCCGCTCGCTCGGGCTGGTGGCCTTCGGTACCGGTGTGGGCGGCTTCCCACTGGACGAGGCGGCGCGGCTGATGGTCGAAGCTGTGCGGCAGCACCAACCGGGTTCGCTGCGAAAGGTGGTGTTCGCCGTACACGGCGAGGAGGCCGAACGGGCGTTTCAGTCCGCGGTACGCGGCTGA
- a CDS encoding amidohydrolase family protein gives MRIIDADGHVAENSSLAIEAIKRWPQHVKLSTDGRPGLTLEGRNYPEDTGPGAGCPPEHGISKAPDINCRSPEGVLGDADRDHIDTMVLYPSMGLCAPSLEDPEFAAGFSRLYNEWIADYCASSGGRLRGVAVTPIEHGRVAIDVMTEAKELGLIATLVPPALKSRNLDHPDLDPFYAAAVELGMPLGVHGAPGIHLPKIGVDRFTNYIQVHCISFPFDQMTAMTAMVSGGVFERHPQLRVAFLEAGAGWVPFFMDRLHEHYEKRGDWVERGWRRDPHDYLAAGNIWVTCEPEEPILPGVIDVLGDDFIMFASDYPHWDGEWPESTKHLRTRGDISEGSREKIGGLNAQRFYNLN, from the coding sequence ATGCGGATCATCGATGCCGACGGGCATGTGGCCGAGAATTCTTCGCTGGCAATTGAAGCGATCAAACGCTGGCCGCAGCACGTCAAGCTCAGCACGGACGGGCGGCCGGGGCTGACGCTCGAAGGCCGCAATTACCCGGAGGACACGGGCCCGGGCGCGGGTTGCCCGCCCGAGCATGGGATCAGCAAGGCGCCCGACATCAATTGCCGCTCACCCGAGGGCGTGCTGGGCGACGCGGATCGCGATCACATCGACACGATGGTGCTGTATCCGAGCATGGGGCTGTGCGCGCCCAGTCTCGAGGATCCGGAATTCGCCGCGGGATTCTCCCGTCTGTACAACGAGTGGATCGCGGACTACTGCGCCTCCTCGGGCGGGCGGTTGCGCGGCGTCGCCGTGACACCGATCGAGCACGGCCGGGTGGCCATCGACGTCATGACGGAGGCCAAAGAGCTTGGGCTGATTGCGACTTTGGTGCCACCGGCGCTCAAGAGCCGCAACCTCGACCATCCCGACCTGGACCCGTTCTACGCCGCCGCCGTCGAACTCGGCATGCCGCTGGGCGTGCACGGCGCCCCTGGTATCCATCTGCCCAAGATCGGCGTGGACCGCTTCACGAACTACATCCAGGTGCACTGCATCAGTTTTCCGTTCGACCAGATGACGGCGATGACCGCGATGGTCTCCGGCGGCGTCTTCGAGCGCCACCCGCAGTTGCGGGTCGCCTTCCTGGAGGCGGGCGCGGGCTGGGTGCCCTTCTTCATGGATCGGCTGCACGAGCACTACGAGAAGCGCGGCGACTGGGTGGAGCGCGGCTGGCGTCGCGACCCGCACGACTATCTGGCCGCGGGCAACATCTGGGTGACGTGTGAGCCGGAGGAACCGATCCTGCCCGGCGTGATCGACGTGCTGGGCGACGATTTCATCATGTTCGCCAGCGACTACCCGCACTGGGACGGCGAGTGGCCGGAGAGCACCAAGCACCTGCGCACGCGAGGCGACATCAGCGAGGGCTCCCGGGAAAAGATCGGTGGCTTGAACGCGCAGCGCTTCTACAACCTGAACTGA
- a CDS encoding class I SAM-dependent methyltransferase, with translation MSTTPEFGSLRSDDDNWDIVSSVGYTALLVAGWRALHAVSPRPLVRDEYAKVFIAASQDPYLAGVLANPGSSDDELAFPRLYGVQTRFFDDFFEAAGAAGIRQAVIVAAGLDSRAYRLEWPEGTRVFEVDLPKVLEFKGRVLGDQGATPKASRIEVAADLRTDWSRPLEAAGFDVESPSAWSVEGLLPYLTDEAQHALFTRISGLSAPGSRIAIGALGSRLDHDQLNALETNHPGVNVSGNVDFSALTYEPQSDPAEWLTAHGWNVEPVRNTLDLQAGYGMTPPDVDVKIDSFMRSQYITATR, from the coding sequence ATGAGCACGACACCCGAATTCGGGTCGCTCCGTTCCGACGATGACAACTGGGACATCGTCAGCAGCGTCGGGTACACCGCGCTGCTGGTGGCGGGATGGCGTGCGCTGCATGCCGTAAGCCCGCGGCCCTTGGTGCGCGACGAATACGCGAAAGTTTTCATCGCCGCGTCGCAGGACCCGTATTTGGCGGGCGTGCTTGCCAACCCGGGTAGCTCCGACGATGAGCTGGCCTTTCCGCGCCTGTACGGCGTGCAGACCCGGTTCTTCGACGACTTCTTCGAGGCGGCCGGCGCGGCGGGCATCCGGCAGGCGGTGATCGTCGCCGCGGGGTTGGATTCGCGGGCGTATCGGCTCGAATGGCCGGAAGGCACAAGGGTCTTCGAAGTCGACCTGCCGAAGGTACTCGAATTCAAGGGCCGGGTTCTCGGCGATCAGGGCGCCACCCCGAAGGCCAGCCGGATCGAGGTCGCCGCCGATCTGCGCACCGACTGGTCGCGGCCGCTGGAAGCAGCCGGGTTTGACGTGGAGAGTCCGAGCGCCTGGTCGGTGGAGGGGCTGCTGCCCTACCTGACCGACGAGGCGCAACACGCGCTGTTCACCCGGATCAGCGGGCTGAGCGCGCCGGGCAGCCGGATCGCCATCGGTGCGCTGGGATCGCGCCTGGACCACGACCAGCTCAACGCTTTGGAGACCAACCACCCGGGCGTCAATGTGTCGGGCAACGTCGACTTTTCGGCGTTGACCTACGAACCCCAGTCGGATCCCGCGGAGTGGCTCACGGCCCACGGCTGGAACGTCGAGCCCGTCCGCAACACGCTCGATCTGCAAGCCGGGTACGGCATGACCCCGCCGGACGTCGACGTGAAGATCGACAGTTTCATGCGGTCGCAATACATCACGGCGACCAGGTGA
- a CDS encoding nitroreductase family protein: MDIATVDELLSTTRSVRKRLDLTRPVSREVILECIQLAMQAPTASNTQDWRWLVITDADKRAAIAEIYRSIGAQYLAYAADNATDPQTRRVYQSAMSLTETLADVPVHVIPCIEQRIDGAELGIAAAAWASIIPAGWSFLLALRSRGLGSVWTTMHLFKEQEVAELLGIPPTVTQAALFPVAYTIGTDFRPAKRPPAETITLWNKWIPADGEG; this comes from the coding sequence CACCGTCGACGAACTGCTGAGCACCACGCGGTCGGTTCGCAAACGCCTCGACCTGACCCGCCCGGTGAGTCGCGAGGTGATCCTGGAGTGCATTCAGCTGGCGATGCAGGCGCCGACGGCCAGCAACACGCAGGACTGGCGCTGGCTGGTGATCACCGATGCGGACAAGCGAGCCGCGATCGCCGAGATCTACCGCAGCATCGGCGCGCAATACCTGGCGTACGCGGCCGACAACGCGACGGATCCTCAGACGCGGCGGGTGTACCAGAGCGCGATGAGCCTGACCGAGACGCTGGCCGACGTGCCGGTGCACGTCATCCCGTGTATCGAACAGCGCATCGACGGCGCCGAATTGGGCATCGCCGCCGCGGCCTGGGCCTCGATCATCCCGGCGGGCTGGAGCTTTCTGCTGGCGCTGCGGTCGCGAGGGCTGGGATCGGTGTGGACGACGATGCATCTGTTCAAGGAGCAGGAGGTCGCCGAGTTGCTCGGCATTCCGCCCACCGTCACGCAGGCCGCGCTGTTCCCCGTCGCATACACGATCGGCACCGACTTCCGGCCGGCCAAGCGGCCCCCCGCCGAGACCATCACGCTCTGGAACAAATGGATACCGGCTGATGGAGAAGGCTGA